TATATATTGCAAAACTTACGTCACTTCGAACAGCGCATAGCCGACGAAGAACACACCCGCGCCGAACGCGAACGCGGCGTTCGAAATGCCCGTGTCGTGCTGCAAGGCCTTTTGTGCAAAGCCGATATTCGCGCGGTCGAGGAACGCGAGCACGTACATCAGTAGCAGGAACGGCAACAGCCGCCGCATGACCTGGCTGACGATGCCGTCGAGGGTGTCGCGGGTTTCGGACGAGGTCCCGTTCATCATGTCTCCGTGTCGCCTTCGTGCGAAGGCGCAAGCGGCATGCGTGTGCCGCCTTCGTTCGTCGCTTTCGCTCTTGATTGCTATCGTTTGGGTGCGACGGGTCTAGTACGTCGCGCGGCCGCCCGACAGATCGAACACGGCGCCCGTGCTGAATGCGCAGTCTTCCGACGCGAGCCACAGGATCAGCGACGCTGCCTCGTCCGGCAGCAGGAAGCGGTTCATTGGAATCTTCGACAGCATGTAGTCGATGTGCTCCTGCTTCATCGAATCGAAGATTTCGGTTTTCGCGGCTGCGGGCGTGACGGCGTTGACGAGGATGTTCTTCGTCGCGAGTTCCTTGCCTAGTGATTTGGTCAGGCCGATCAGCCCTGCTTTCGATGCGCTGTAATGCGATGCGTTCGGATTGCCTTCCTTGCCCGCCACGGAAGCAATATTGACGATGCGCCCGTAACCCTGCTTCAGCATCTGCGGCACGACCGCGCGGCATGCGAGATACGGGCCGATCAGGTTGACGTCGATCACGCGGCGCCACATGTCCGGTTCGAGTTCCCACGTCGTGCCGTTGCCGCCCGTGATGCCGGCGCAGTTGATCAGCACGTCGATCGCGCCGTGGGCGGCGAGCGTCTTGCTGACGGCGGCGTCGATCTCGGCCTCTTTGGTTTGATCGACGGTGACGGCTGCGACCTTGCCGAGTTCGCTTAGCTCTTTCGCGCTGCGTTCGAGCCGCTCGGTGTCGACATCCCAGAGCGCCACGGCCGCGCCCGAGCGTAGCGCGCGCTGCGCTACCGCGTAGCCGATTCCCCGCGCGCCGCCCGTAATGGCGACGACACGGCCCTTCAGATCGATCTGATTCATCGCTGCGCTCCTTGTTTTGCTCCTGATGCGCGGGATGTTGCTCGCGCATTTATTGTTTTTGGGTTTGGGTTTGGGTTGGTGTTCGGTCACGGACCCTCGGTGTACGGAATATAAATCGGGGGTGATACGGGAACAATTCGAGTGTTGGATGGGGTGATAACAAAAGTGAATCGGGGAGGGGCCGTGCGGCGCATCGGTTGTTGGTCGGGGTTTTGGGTTTTTTTCCGGCATTCCGCGTTGGCGCCTACGCGGCGCGGTTGGTTTGTTTCTTTTTGCCTTTGCGCTGGTATCCGCGGTTTGCCTTCGCGATTCAGGCGTTGCCGGGCGGTGTTTTGGGTTTTGCGCTGGCATCCGGAGGGCGGTGTTTGCTGTGCCAGCGGTTTGGTTTGCCTGGGTTTTCGCTGGCATCCGCGATTTGTTATCTAGCTTCACGCGTCGCCCCTGTGCGGGGCGGCACCTACTTTTCTTTGCCGCCGCAAAGAAAAGTAGGCAAAAGAAAGCGGCTAACACCGCCAGCCCGTGTTCTTATCCACGGGCCCCCAACGTCCCCACGCTTCACACGACAGTGCCCTGGTCGGTGCTCGTTGCCAACGCTTCGAATGAACGCCTCACCCACTCCAAATACCCGCATACGTGCTAGCGGCAGCGAAGGGTTTGTGCCGCACAGGTGGCAAACTGTGTGTAGGTTGTCGCGGCGTATAGCCTGGCGCTCTTACAGGGTGGAACGCATGCGTTATCGGTCCGGAGTGAGGCGCGTGGAG
The Paraburkholderia terrae genome window above contains:
- a CDS encoding SDR family NAD(P)-dependent oxidoreductase; translation: MNQIDLKGRVVAITGGARGIGYAVAQRALRSGAAVALWDVDTERLERSAKELSELGKVAAVTVDQTKEAEIDAAVSKTLAAHGAIDVLINCAGITGGNGTTWELEPDMWRRVIDVNLIGPYLACRAVVPQMLKQGYGRIVNIASVAGKEGNPNASHYSASKAGLIGLTKSLGKELATKNILVNAVTPAAAKTEIFDSMKQEHIDYMLSKIPMNRFLLPDEAASLILWLASEDCAFSTGAVFDLSGGRATY